In Mycosarcoma maydis chromosome 20, whole genome shotgun sequence, the genomic stretch GACAGTATGGGCAACACCGAGATCCTGCGTCGCGGCGACGTGCAGTTCACCTCGGCCGGAACAGGCATCCGACACAGCGAGAAGAACGGCGGCAAAGATACGGTGCACTTCCTGCAGATTTGGTACACCCCGGACGTCTCCGGACTGCAACCTAGGTACTACACGACGCATGCTTCGGACGAAAGCAAACGAGACACTctcaagacgctcatcaAACCCATCTCTACATTCAGCAAACAAGACCAGCAGAAATCCGGCCTGCTCCCCGAAGGATCGCCTATCCCGTCTCACTCAACTCTGGTGACGCGCACTTCGATCCTCTCACccgcaagcagcgtcaCCCATATACTCGGCGCCGACTctgaagcgcaagacggCACAGAGAGGTGGTGCTATATCCACCTCGCCCAAACGTCGGGCTACAAGGATCCCGAACTCAAAGACGTCGGCATCAAGAACGAAGCCAGCATCACTTTCAGCGATGGTGACCACACTCAGTACACCCTCAAGGAAGGTGATGGTGCTTACATCAAGGGTGGTAAAGCAGGCCATGGTatcgagatcaagaacCAGGGTGACAAAGATGCCGAGTTTGTCCTTTTCGATCTCAAGCCTCAGAATGCTAGCTCGAATTGGTAATCCTATCGATACAGACCAAGCCGAGATTGGAAGATGTGgactcgcgactcgtcactgtaaatactcacgactgtatgATGAGCGTAGCTAAGTAGGAATTTGGAATGGAAAtggaaatcacgaatgcttttcttcttctggTCCAGAACTTGAGCCTGTTGAGGTTGATGTCGTGCACGATGTGTGTGGATGTGCATATttgccattcgtgattatgTGAAGGGAAACGCTCTTGCTATCGTGACAAGCgcggattcgtgatttgtgtgCACAGCTGTGTCGAAGATCAGACGTAGATGACCGGATCCACCAACCTATTTGTCCTCCTCAACCTGCTTCTGATCAATGCTCTCGCTTTGTGTCTCGCCATAGCTGTCCTGGCTGCATCCATGTCGCCCAAAGCCCCGCCGTCTTTCCTGATCGCTTTGGCGGGATTTGCACCTTGGTGACGAGTCTGTttctgttgctgctgacgcGTGCACCAGTCTTGCGCCTCGGTTTTGACTCTAGCTTCGAAATCGAGCTTTTGGCCTCTACTGAACAGCTTGACCTCGCTGGTGTCGCGAACACTCTGCCTGTCGACCAAAATGTACTTGACGCTGGAACTGCCGTAGCTCTCGTAAAACGCATCTAGCAGGACATCCTCCATGATACGTCTTAAACTTCTtgcaccaccgccaccgccaccgcgATCGGCTGAATTTCTGACCAGCGCCTTGCTGTTGGCAGCCGAGCAAGTGCCCATTGCACGATGGACCACTTCTTCGATCGCACCGCGCGAGATGTGCAGTTCGATACCGTTGAGTTTGAACAACGACGTATATTGATCAACCAGGCTGTTGCGCGGTTCAGTCATGACCCGGATCAGGTCTTGGTGCGAAAGCGGGTTGAGCACCACCGACACGGGTACGCGACCGATGAATTCCGGGATCATTCCGTACTGCTCCAAATCGCTCggctcgagtcgtgagagTAGGTCGCACTGCGATAACGTCGCAGCATGCGGCTTCTCATTCTGATCCTCACTCGAGACGTTCAGAGTAGTCGGATCGCCAGATagccgatcgagacgatTTCGGATAACATGATCAATCCCCACAAATGCTCCTGAGAGAACGAAGAGGATTGAACTTGTAtcgacgctcaagctcgcagCTTGGGTTTGTGACGACGACAGGCTGTTGGAATTCCATTTGGCATCCGCTGAGTCCGCttgcgctcgacgatgatTGTACCACGGTCCGAGACCTCCGGCTGTCTCGACACCGTTTACATCTCCTGTCGCTGCTTGCCGTGGGTAGCTCTTTGGTACCTTGCTCGCCGCTGTCGCCGTCCCAGCCGCACTTGCACCCGCATTCGCACCCGCTTTGTTCGCAATCTGAATCGTCGTTCCTTCCAGTATCCTTAACAACGCCTGTTGTACGCCTTCTCCACCCACGTCctttcctcctcctcctcccgCCCCTCCCGCTCCCCCGCCTCCACCTCCCAGCCCGGTTttgcgcagcttgtcgatctcgtcgatgcacACGATTCCGCGCTGTGCGCGATCTACATCCCAGCCTGCTTCCACCAACAATcgctggatgatcgacTCCACATCTTCTCCCACATACCCCGCCATGGTGAGCGGCGTAGCGTCGACATGCACAAACGGCACATCGAGCGCCTGTGCCAGCGTTCGGAGCAACAGCGTCTTGCCTGAGCCCGACGGtccgaggaggaggatgttGGACTTTTCGAAAAACGGAAGCGAACCTGGTTGTGTTGAGAGGAACGCGATTCCGGGATTTGAAGTCGAGGCAGTCTCCTTGCCTGCGTCATGGGTCCGAGGTGTGCAATCCGAAACATGGCACACATCCACCGTCGAGGCGCGTTCGCTGGGATGGTCGCTgttcctgctcgtcgaaaGTCGCTCTCTGGCAAGCCGCAATGCCCGTTTGGTACGTTCTTGCGCTATCCCAGCGGCATACGCTGCTCTCTCCTGTGATGACTCCCACTTGTTCTCTGTTTCATCAGTTCTCGACATTTGACTTTGCGAACCAGGTCCACGCACACCGGCATGCTGGGAGCCGCGCATCGTGTTTGACGAGAAGTATAGAGGCTCGTCGGCCCCGAACACGCCGATCCTTGATGTCCCCTCGACCACATGATCTTTTTGATGAAAGTCCCGAGTATAATCAGACAGCACAGCATTGTGCATCCTCGACGCCGCTTCGGCCAGTGCATTTTCTTGTGCTGCCGTTGTCGATGACCATTTGCGCTGTTCCAACTTCCAACTCGCTTCTTCAGCTGGGGTCTGGGCCGAAACCCTTTTCATCGGCTTCTCGGGCTTCTCGGGCTTCTCGGGTGGCTTGAGATCATCACCGAACTTGGGCGCGATACGACCTGCATATCCACTGCCGTTCTGTATGGCTACCTTGGAGTCGTCTTCTATAATCGCCGATGGACCGCCCGCGTTGACGAGCCactcgcgctcgctgcgACCAAACATGAGACTCCGCGTTGCTTCGCCGTGCGGATCGCGCGCTCGCTCCGCGTTTCGTTCTTGTTCGATCTGATGCTGTGAACGCCAACTATCTTGGAGCGATGCCATCGCTTCGTCTTTTTCTTGCATTGCGGTTGGGTTCGATATCGGACCCGCTGCTTCCTCGGAGCGTGCCTTGTACTTTCCTAACCTCAGCGATCGTGAGGCAGCCTCTGAAACACCATGATCCGGTATTGTACAGTTACGTTGGAGTTGGGTTTCAGTTTCCTCTTCCgagagctgctgttgctgttgctgttgctgctgctgctgctgctgcgcctcaAGTCTCGCTTcagcttcgtgcttcatCCGCTGATTGCTCGCGACGCGAAGGTAGTGATTCCACACGCCTACGGCGAGCACCTTCTTCGCCCTCGTCTGACCTACCACGTACGAGTCGAGGTATTTGACCAGTGACCGCGGGCTGATGGATGGGATGTCCGAGAGCAGTGTCTTGTGagcggacgaggaggagtgGAAAGAGCCTTGAGTGTGGATGGTATCGCTAGTATTCGTGGAAGATTGGCGGATTTGGTGGTACGATAGCGCTCTTGCTGCGATGGCTACATCTGGTCGACTGGAAGCACGTGAAGCAACATCTCTCGATATCGCAACAGAGGTTGTCGATACGAGCTTTGTCCGGTGCGACGCTGTGCAAAGTGGTGTAGTCCTTGTGCATCTTGCTAATGCTGCAAGTCTCGTTGCGGATGCGCGCAGGCGAGATGTAGCGCTGCCATACTTGCTTGTGAtcgtcagcagcattcTTGATTGTCAGAATGAATGTGTGATAGAATGTTGTACCGAGCTATGTCGTTGCAGCCAGATGCGGACTGACTACAAGTATTCGCCTCGCCTTTGCGCCTGCTGACGCTCTGATGCCGCCAGCAAACCCTTGATCCCGACACGTCGCTTCAATGCCGCCTCGTCTTGGATAAGAAAGCCTGGCCCACCACTGTCCAACTGAAATACGCCTTTTGTCTCTGCCCGGTACAGTAGCAAATCacaatcttgaatcgtgaacgtgGAATGATGGTCACAAGTGTAAAgatagtcacgagtgtcgcGCCAACCACAGCGTGAGTAGCGGTAAATGTGAATATACAAAGCCGAGTGAAAGCcgtcactcgtcactgaaactcacgactggctcgACCGCCGCGTGCCGTGTTTCACACACAATTCTCCCCACACGCGATCTgctccattcacgatgaATTTCACCGGCCTCTTTGCTCAcaccgaatcgtgaatcgtgaatcgtgaatcgtgaatgcttcCAAACATGAAATGCTACCATCCGGATCCATGATCCACGATCATTCCACAAGACAGGCCTTGGATGACACGTAAACATTCATGCTCACGCATTGCGACATTATGCTGCAAGGCTTTCGATACCAGATGGAAAGGATTTCGTGATAGATTCCATACAGAAAGCAAGATATAGAAAGTGGAACAAAAATCAACACAACACAAGCTCGTCCGTCGCCTTACAACTTGAGCTCCTGCAAGATGCGCTTTGCCAGCATCTGGTACTGCCAAGGGTTACCGCCGACCCTTCTGAATTGCAGTCCGTTGACACCAAGCAACAAGGGGACTTTGACCACAAAGATCTCGAAGCGTACTGCTAGCTCGGTCGCTTGAGCTGCATTCATCGTCCTGGCAGTCACCGTGCCGGCGGCACTTGCAGGTGAGAGCGCACATGCATCACCGCCTgagccagcagcgacgGTGGTATCGAGCATCAAGTTCGAATCGCGCGATCCCGAAGGTCCAAGCATCGAAGCAGCTCCCATCGAATCGGCTCGCTGCCTCGGAGACCTAATCAATAGCGACGGTTTGGACGGTGTCTTGGGCGGCAGTGGAGGTAAAGTGGTCGAATCGGCGTTGGCAAAAGCAGCATTGCTCGTCAACGACGGCGTGCGACTGCGCACTGTACCACCAGCCCCTGTCAAAGCTCCGATGCTCTCGGCCACGGAGCCCTCTTTGCGGTTGGCACGATCCTTGTCCTTGCTTCTGCCTGATACGAACGAGAGTCGGCTTGGTTTGCGTTTGGGTTGACGGTTGTTCTCTTCTGAGGTGGGCGAGCGTTCCGATGCTTCGgcatctgcagctgcagctgcagccatcgtctcgagcgGAATTCGCGCATTACCTCTGCCCAGAGAGTCGGACCCTGAAAAGTCGAGGCTGGGAAGATGCACGCACTCGTATCCACCACGAAGCTCGCGGTACTGAATGCCGATGCGGTCCAACACCTTGACCAGAGACGCATGAATCACCGTACGAGGTTTGGTCGAAGTCGTCTGAACACTGAACAGGCCCTTGAGAAAAATGGGCTTGGAACCACCCTCGGATGCCGAAGAGCCGTTCTGCTGCCCTCCGGTAGCATTCGAACCACCTCCGAACCGGCGGCGTGTTACGAGAGCAGGAAGCACTTCGGCCTGTCCGGGCGTCGAAGGCCCCATCCATCCCGTTCTTGCATTGCTTGGGCTCACCTGCTGCAAAGCGTCTTCTTTCTGTCTAGCAGCACCACCCGCGTCAAGCACGTTGAGCGGCATGCTGGTCGATGGCGATATGCCAGTGCTGGGCCGTCTCCCGGAtttggctgcagctgtcgacTTGGGAGACATGGACAGGCCAGCCGCACGACCCACTGAAAGAGCGCCCATCGACGCTTCACTGACGCGCGTATTGGCATGCGAGGCGGGCATGTCGCCCATAGTGCCAGAACGACGCACCGTGGTTCCGCTGCCCAGTGGCATATCCTCGTCGTGAGTGACAAGGTGCTCCTCCACTTCGTCGTAGTCGTACGCATCCACGTCGGTACCAGTGTCAGCTtcgtccacctcgctcaGCGGCATGTGCGCACTGCCTCTccgctgctgatgctgctgctgctgctgctgcggcaaGCCCCCCAGAGGCATGCTCATCCTGCTTTGCTTCTTTCGCTCCCTGGCCTCAGTATCTAAAGGCTGCGATGGCGATCGGCCCATGAACGAGCTGAAGCGACGCGCCAAAGTTGCTCCGTAACCCAGTGTTGAGCTGGTGTTGTGGGCGGTAGCAGCTGGCGATGAGGACGGCTCTGCACTGCCAGCCTCAGACTTCGAAGGTGTGGCGATGTATGAAGCTCGTGCAGGCAAGCGAGCAGGAGACATGGTCGACATTCTTCGGGTATCCATGCTGAATGCGTCGGGCGTGCTAGGCTCGACCATTGCACCGACCGGTGTACGACCGGCTGCGGCGGCACCAGGGGGCCGACGCGCTGTCAAACTGACGCTTCTCTTGTGGTTGTTGGTGATGGCCATGGAAATATCCGGTGCCATCATCGAATGACGGTGATTGTGACCGATAGCCACCTCGGGACCAGGCGGGACGACGGAGAATGACTGTCGCATACCCGGGGTACTGGCCGCTGGGACCGGTGCCATACCACCAATCCCGGGTGCAAAACCAGCGTCCTTGGGCGACGGAAGGCACTTTTCGCGCAAGGCtgcttccatctcgtctGCATTGgcacgagcacgaggtGGCCCAGCCATAAGTCCGGAGGGCCTCGACTTCTCACGAGACTCAAACACGGGCGTCGGCGATGCAGGCACGGGTATCATCGCAGCGGCCGGGCGAGGAGGTGCAGGAGAAGCCAGCGCTGCTTCCTGCTGACGAGAAGGATCGTAGGCGCGGTGAGAAACATGCGGCACCTCAGGCACGCGGAGTGCCTCTTGCGGAATGTCGGCAGCTGTGGGCATGGCtccggcagcagcggctcTTGCACCTGTACCTGCGCCGGCGACAGCTCCTGTGGAGGGAACAGGAGGGCCATTGAGCGAGAGGTTGGACGAGGCAAAGAAGGAGTGACCGTAGAGGCGCTCACGTTCCATCTTTTCCTTGACAAGGAAGTAGATCGAGATGAGAGGATGGAAACCACGCGTCGGATCCAATGGCTCTTTGCCAAACGGCAAAAGACCCGTACCTGAGCCGAGTCCATTGGAGCTGCCGTTCGCTGAACCGACAGCTGAGTCGTCCTTGCTGCCgaaagctgctgctagCGGGTTGGTGGTGAGCTTTTTCTTGTAGAAATCAATACCTGagaagcgtctcgagcCTGCCTTGGACTTGACTGTATCGGAGCCGCTGGTTGCAGTGAAGCTGCCGCGAGTTGATGGCCTGTTGAGGCCGGGCGAGTCGATTGACGAACCACTGTTGCTGACCGTGCTGAGACCGGTGAGGCTGGCGGGCAGGTTCTTGAGCTCCCAGTGGTACAATGAGGTCTGGTACGCTTCGCTGTTGAGCACCTcgatgagcttggctgTAATGGCCTCGGGAGAGCCGAACTCGAAGCCGGTCATCCCCTTGATGACTTCCTGATCAATGTTGTGCGGACGGAGCGGCGTGCGGTCTGGCAAGTGCGGATCTGGAACGCCTTCGTAGCCCTTGACCATCCAAGGATGTGCAAGTACTTCAGCGAGGGTGGCTCGATTGGCAGGGTTGGTGACCAGCATGCGCGACAGAAGATGCTTGCACTCGCCGCTGAGCCAGGCAGGGTATTCGACCTGACCGCGCTTAATCTTGGCGTGGAGAGCAGGCATGCTCTGATCGTCAAAGGGCACTTTGCCGCAGACAAGAACATAGAGGACGATACCAAAGGACCAGACGTCCACTTCTGGGCCGGTGTACACCTTTGCGTTGAGAAGCTCGGGCGCAGCAAAGTAGAGCGAGCCGCAGAAGGTGGAGAGGTGCGAGTGAGGCGAAAAGAGGTTGCTCAAACCGAAATCGATAATTTTGATGTTTCCCGTCTTGGAGATGAGAATGTTTTCAATCTTGAGATCGCGGTggacgatgctgttgcGATGACAATACTCGAGCGCACTGCCGATCTGGCGTGCGAATTTGCGTGCGCTTCGTTCCCGGAGTCGGCCGTGGCTGATGATGTAGTCGAGCATCTGACCACCATTGACATACTCAAAGACCATGTAGTAGTGGTTGGTGTGGATGATCATTTCGCGCATGCCGCAAACGTAGGGGTGATGGAGCAAGATCTGAAGCGAACCTTCTCGAATGGTACGAATCTCTTTGGACTGGTCCTTGGCGGCCGCTTTGGCGAGGAACGACGCGGTGGGgggcggtggtggtggctgAGGCTTGCCGTTCTcgtcaacagcagctcgcggggattgagcagcagccatggAAGTGTGACGGGGAATGATTTTGATGGCGACCTTTTCGCCGTTGCCCATCTTGACGCCAAGTTTGACCTTGCCCATACTTCCAGCGCCCAGCGTCTTACCGAGCGCATAATCTCCGAGAAGTCGACGACTTCGGCGTTCGCGGTCGCGGTCACGGTCACGTTCGCCCCGCTCCTTTTCCCTTTCGCGCTCCCGTTCCTTTTCGCGTTCCCTCTCCTTGAGTTTTTcacgctgacgctgctgctccttttcacgttgctgctcttgaagctgctgatgctgcaggcgctctcgctcaagctcttgctctcgcgcagctcgaagTTGTAGATGTTGCTGCGAggcgcgatcgagctgaGTATCGCGAGACGAGCCCAAGGTGTCGGTGGCATCAAATGTGTCGCTGCTACCTTGACCGAGGCGGGAGTCGTGCTGACGACGCTGGACAGCTTGCATCTGCGCAGCACGAGTATCCAATACGCTAGCGGGACGAGGAGGCTCGGATGCCATGGCTCTGCGCTGTCGCTGCGTTGGATCGGGAGAGGATGCGAATTCACTCTGGTATTGTGCATGTGCACGTGTAGGCGTGTAAGCAGAGTCAGGGACAAGGCCGTTGCCGGGACGTGTTTCGATGGGGGAAGAGTTGTTGGACTGACGCTGAGCAGCTCTGGCTGCGTGGTTGCGGCGTATGTCGTCGATACTTTTGCGATTGCTGTCCATCATGGAGCGGTGTGGATCCGACTCTGGTGGGGAGAGAGGGCCAACGGAGATGGAGTTGGGCATGGCCAGGGTTTGAACGCCAGCAGCAATAGCATCGTAGGGTGTCTTCTTGGGCGGTGTTTGCATGGCGGAGGGCGACGCAGAGGCGGAGGGTGTAGCTGAGCCTGGCAGGGGACGTGGAATATGCTGTGGTGGCAGAGTgtctgctggtggtgcACGATGGTCCACTAGGCTACCGATGGCTGCAGAGGGGTGGGGGATAGCGGAAGAGGTGCCGCCGTTGAGAGTTGCTGGAAGGAAGGTCTGCTCTGCGTTGGTTAGGGCGAGAGGTAGACCTGGAAGCGACTTGAGGACATCCGACGAGCGGCGAGATGCAAGGTCAGGACGCCCGCCTGGCTGGACAAGACCGTAAGAAGATGTAGCGAGCTTGTCGGAACGCCGTGAAGTTGGACTCTCTTGTTGCGCAACTTGGGATGAAGGCTGCAAGGAGCTGGCAAGGGGAGAAGCATTGAGAGAGGAAAGCTGCTGGGTGTCGAGTTGGGCGTCTTCAGGAACGCTTCTGAGTGATGGTTGATTTGGATCGATGGCGGAGGgcatggcagcagcaaaggcgTCTGCCACGTCGATCTCATGCTTTGGAGTGTGGAGATGGTCGTAGATCTCCATGGCGTCTGTAGAGCCAGGACCACTGGGTTGTCGGGGATGCATGTCGCCGCGGTGAGATAGCAGTGCTCGATCGCGCTTGTCAAACAAGGTCTCTGAAGGTGAGCACAAGCAGCTGGCGACGAGTTTCGAGTTTGGTTGCGCGCTCTTGGAATTGAGAGGCGCGACCAAGAAGGTTGGATAGCGGCCTAGTTTgccactcgagctcgagcagctgagctcggcaagcgGATCAAGTTGTAATATGCGATAAAAAGATGCTTAAGATGAGATGGTGGTTCGAGCCAGCATTGATGTGGATTGGATACCGTTTCTTCTTGAAGTCAAGACGATGTTATGAGAAAAGGCGGTTGATTGTGCAAGGCcaggaggaagaggaagtGAACTTGGATGCAGACCGGTGGGCTGAATACCACGTTGGCCGGATGCGCGCGCGAGGCGACAGTGTGCGGTTCAAGCGGCGTAGATGGTAGAATGATGGGGATGCGCAGCGTGTGGGATAAAGCGTCGTACGAGAGagaagaggatgatgatgccgaAAGGAGAACAGAGGTATACGTACGCGGTAAGGAAGCCGAATAAGCTTTAAGAGaagatgcgatgcgatgcgatgcgactCGTcagaagcgtgaatcacgaatgaaagCGTGACCAAAGTCGAAATGGCgatggattcacgatgcgaccgacattcacgactcttttgggaatcacgaatgccgcGAACCGTTGTCAGCCAGTCAGGCAGCAAGCCCAGCCCCAGCAAGCCCAGCCAGCCCAGCCTGTCTCGGCTCTGCTTAAACGGCAgtgcaattcgtgattgatcAACGCgcgtattcacgatttgtgcTTCAGGCctcagctcgagccaactcacactcacgactcacgactcgttTGGTTTCAAGTTTCTTTGGcagcacaatcacgaatcacgaatcacgaatcacaaattcACAAATTCCCTCTCCGCCTGCATCGTCGGTTGCATCTTGCTAGGTTCAGTCAACTtagtcacgattcacggttttTGGGCAGGCAGTCCGGCAGGCAGTCCGCGTTGGCCCctctgtctctctctctttctccttcCAAAATTCCAAATTCCAAAGTCCAATTTTCAGTCAACTAAGTCATGagttattcgtgattgatcaacgattcacgattcgtgatttggtgAAGGTGTGGATATTTTCTTCGTGCATTCACAttgccattcacgattggctttCGAGAATCTGACAGCGTCGACCAGACTAAAAACTCAATCCGTGatccgattcacgattcgtgattcacgattgcatcaagcgtgaagagaCCTCTTATGCGGCTGTATGTTGGCTCACCGTGGTTCGGAGCCGCCACAACATCAGTCAGGTCATAGTAACGTACGGTGGATGGAGGAGGGTGGTCAAGTCGGATCTTGTTCTGTTTGCTCACAGACTTGCAAGCCCAGACTCAACGTGCTtcaccaacactcacgactgtgccTTGGCCATGTCCATTCTCATCTTATTAACACGCTTAAACCGTACGGGTCGAGGAATGATTACGATGTCTTATATCGATCAAGAGTATATGTACTGTACAGCTTCAACACATTACAACAAGTGGCACTATGGCGGAGTGGTTATCGCGTAGCACTCGAACCTCTAGACTAGGTCGAGCAACACTCAACAATATGCTATTCCCCCTGGGAGCGCAGGTTCAAATCCTGCTGGTGTCGAATTTTTGAATTTTTTTTGTCCATCAACCAGACAGGTCATCGACGGCTTATTCTCACAAAAAAACGAGAAAAATGCCTAAACTTTCCAAGAGGTTGGAGTGTTTATATAAACCCTGGGTCTGGAGTCGGTTATGTGAGACGACGGGCTACACTCAGTCAAGAATATGGATGGCTGATTAGTTGGCTGGCTGGTTGCGTGCCCGTGGCGTAAATGAACGCGTCAGAGCAGCGTACGAGGCTGCGACGCGTGCGattccaatcgtgaatcacgaatcgtgaatcgtgagttggTGAGTGTTGGTTCAAAGAAACGCGAGTGGCCGTCTTTTCTGTACACAGGTAGTCAtatagtcacgagtcacacTGACGTGTAATGACACACCGTCCCTCCGCTGCCATCACCACCTACGTTGCCAAAAACGAACCTTCGGAACATCGGCGCAACGTATTTATTAGTGGGATCGACCTTAGTCAGCTTGGACCGCAGACGATCACAATGACAGAGCAGCCCAAGTTAGCCAAATTctttggcggtggcagcagcgccaacaCATCAGCGTCAAAGCCTCGTCAGCAAGATATCAAGTCTGCTTTTGCTCCAAAACTGGCCAAGCCAACATCCATAGAGACCACAATCAACGCAGCCACTGCATCTTCCCACGAAGCCGAGCCTATCACCGCCGCCACTCCCTTGCCCTCAAAGAGACAAGCTTCCATCAGCAACGCCATTCCGAACATCCCCAACTCCGAcccagcagcaccacatAGGAAGAAGCGTCGCATCATCGAAtcggatgacgacgaggacgaggaacCGTCACTGTCTCCGGCGCAAGCCTCGACCCCCGCATCCGCAAACAAGCAACCTGCACCGGATgcatcatcgagcagcaaagtcgCCTCCATCTCTGCCAAACCTCCGCCAAAGACCAGTATAGCCGCCAACAAGGGTGTCATCTCCAGTGCTAACGATGCCACAGACAGCGACTCGGACTCTGCCAGCGAGCACATCCCTAACGACCTAGACGATGATCACGAAGAAGAACAGGCAatccaagaagaagagcaaaaGGGTGCCAAAAAGCTTGCCGCCATCTTTCAAATGCCATCCCAAGTCAACGAAGGCAAAGTTACCTGGAAAGAGGGCGAGGCGGTCCCCTATGCTGCGCTAGCTACCACGTTTGCCGATATCCAGGCTACCACCAAGCGACTCGAGATCACCGAGATCCTCACCCAATTCCTTGTGCGCGTCATCAAGCGCTCCCCCGATAACCTGCTTCAGGTCGTCTACCTGTGCATCAACCGCCTCTGTCCCGATTACGAAGGTCTCGAGCTGGGCATTGGCGAATCGTTGCTCATCAAAGCCATCGCTCAATCCACCGGTCGCGAAGTGGCTCGCATCAAAAAGGACCTCGAAGCCCAAGGCGATCTCGGCCTGGTAGCGCTCCATTCGAAAAAGAACCAACCGACCATGTTCAAGGTGTCGAGCCTCAAAGTTCCGCAGGTAttcaagcagctcaaagaAATCGCCCTTGTGAGCGGCAACAAGTCGCAAGACCGAAAGATCGGCAtgatcaagaagctgctcgcttcATGTCAAGGTGACGAACCCAAGTTCCTCATTCGCAGTCTCGAAGGAAAACTTCGAATCGGGCTCGCCGAAAGATCCGTACTCGTCTCCCTGGCGCGCGCCGTCGTCATAGCCAAATTGGGCAAAACCATCTCAAAACTTTCTCAGGAATCcctcgccaagcagctcgaggacgCAACTGAGCTCGTCAAGGCTGTCTACTCGGAACTGCCCTCGTACGATCTGGTTGTACCGGCATTGCTCAAGGGCGGAGTCGAGCATCTGCGTAGCGAATGCAAGCTGACGCCTGGTGTGCCGCTCAAGCCGATGCTTGCCAAACCCACCAAAGCCATCTCTGAAGTGCTCGACCGCTTTGAAGGCAAACCATTCACCTGCGAATACAAGTATGACGGAGAACGTGCTCAGGTTCATCTGTTACCTAACCGTCAACTTGCCGTGTTTTCGCGAAACTCGGAAAACATGTCTGTCAAATATCCCGATCTGGTCGAACAAATTCCTCGATGCATCAAGCCTACCGTCAAATCGTTTGTCCTCGAtgcggaagcagcggcgTGGAAAAAGGCTCAACTCAACGCGGAAGGCATCTTGGAACCAGCCAAGCTTCTGCCATTCCAAGAGCTCTCGCGTCGTAAACGCAAGGACGTCAAAGCGCAAGACATCAAGGTCAAAGTCAAGCTGTTTGCGTTTGATctgctcttcctcaacGGCGAGTCTCTGCTCTCGCTTCCGCTCTCTGAACGACGTGCGCTCCTGCAATCGCACTTCCAACCCG encodes the following:
- a CDS encoding uncharacterized protein (related to atp-dependent clp protease, atp-binding subunit); translation: MLLTITSKYGSATSRLRASATRLAALARCTRTTPLCTASHRTKLVSTTSVAISRDVASRASSRPDVAIAARALSYHQIRQSSTNTSDTIHTQGSFHSSSSAHKTLLSDIPSISPRSLVKYLDSYVVGQTRAKKVLAVGVWNHYLRVASNQRMKHEAEARLEAQQQQQQQQQQQQQLSEEETETQLQRNCTIPDHGVSEAASRSLRLGKYKARSEEAAGPISNPTAMQEKDEAMASLQDSWRSQHQIEQERNAERARDPHGEATRSLMFGRSEREWLVNAGGPSAIIEDDSKVAIQNGSGYAGRIAPKFGDDLKPPEKPEKPEKPMKRVSAQTPAEEASWKLEQRKWSSTTAAQENALAEAASRMHNAVLSDYTRDFHQKDHVVEGTSRIGVFGADEPLYFSSNTMRGSQHAGVRGPGSQSQMSRTDETENKWESSQERAAYAAGIAQERTKRALRLARERLSTSRNSDHPSERASTVDVCHVSDCTPRTHDAGKETASTSNPGIAFLSTQPGSLPFFEKSNILLLGPSGSGKTLLLRTLAQALDVPFVHVDATPLTMAGYVGEDVESIIQRLLVEAGWDVDRAQRGIVCIDEIDKLRKTGLGGGGGGAGGAGGGGGKDVGGEGVQQALLRILEGTTIQIANKAGANAGASAAGTATAASKVPKSYPRQAATGDVNGVETAGGLGPWYNHRRAQADSADAKWNSNSLSSSQTQAASLSVDTSSILFVLSGAFVGIDHVIRNRLDRLSGDPTTLNVSSEDQNEKPHAATLSQCDLLSRLEPSDLEQYGMIPEFIGRVPVSVVLNPLSHQDLIRVMTEPRNSLVDQYTSLFKLNGIELHISRGAIEEVVHRAMGTCSAANSKALVRNSADRGGGGGGARSLRRIMEDVLLDAFYESYGSSSVKYILVDRQSVRDTSEVKLFSRGQKLDFEARVKTEAQDWCTRQQQQKQTRHQGANPAKAIRKDGGALGDMDAARTAMARHKARALIRSRLRRTNRLVDPVIYV